From a single Methanofollis sp. W23 genomic region:
- a CDS encoding tRNA(Ile2) 2-agmatinylcytidine synthetase produces the protein MIVLTPDEVRERFGPLFAEKFIAMVDEEKGLAEILETCRHRGTIEWDVMNRRRAGGALTAVDVQGSSMTMAARLGEYEPHFGAAGQEIGGQALAGVEVEGDEVVTTWAGIAGAGVGVAACLPQAPGVIRAEYPTEEDLHIGGARVCRVRIVSPKYEKVTIGIDDTDTKEDGATWVLALKCAEACKVAGAEYLNMRLVQLNPKAPQKTTNCVGSVLNFAVRPGAVDDLLAFVKDYIEEHAVSGDTGIAYYRGIGLPETEYMKKIKTELLTQDEVEAEAARLGITFIDSAASKGRIGAFGAVLWGNCGVEAAGLYGERPEGTL, from the coding sequence ATGATCGTGCTGACACCCGACGAAGTGAGAGAGCGCTTTGGGCCGCTCTTTGCAGAGAAATTTATTGCGATGGTAGACGAGGAGAAGGGCCTGGCCGAGATCCTGGAGACCTGCCGGCATCGCGGCACCATCGAGTGGGACGTGATGAACCGTCGGCGTGCCGGAGGGGCGCTGACCGCCGTCGACGTTCAGGGGTCGTCGATGACCATGGCCGCCCGTCTGGGGGAGTACGAACCCCATTTCGGGGCGGCGGGTCAGGAAATCGGTGGCCAGGCCCTTGCCGGGGTCGAGGTGGAGGGCGACGAGGTCGTGACCACCTGGGCCGGGATCGCCGGTGCCGGGGTCGGCGTCGCCGCCTGTCTCCCCCAGGCCCCTGGCGTGATCAGGGCCGAGTACCCGACCGAGGAAGACCTGCACATCGGGGGGGCGCGCGTCTGCCGGGTGCGGATTGTCTCGCCAAAATACGAGAAGGTGACCATCGGGATCGACGACACCGACACCAAGGAGGATGGAGCGACCTGGGTGCTGGCCCTCAAGTGCGCTGAGGCGTGCAAGGTTGCAGGAGCAGAGTACCTTAATATGAGATTGGTCCAACTCAACCCCAAGGCCCCGCAGAAGACGACCAACTGTGTCGGGTCGGTGCTGAACTTTGCGGTCAGGCCAGGGGCGGTCGACGACCTCCTCGCCTTTGTGAAAGACTATATCGAGGAGCACGCGGTCTCGGGCGATACCGGAATTGCATACTACCGCGGCATCGGTCTGCCAGAGACCGAGTACATGAAGAAGATCAAGACCGAACTGCTCACCCAGGACGAGGTGGAGGCCGAGGCGGCAAGGCTCGGGATCACCTTCATCGATTCTGCAGCAAGCAAGGGCCGTATAGGTGCCTTCGGGGCTGTGCTCTGGGGGAACTGCGGCGTGGAGGCGGCTGGCCTGTATGGCGAACGACCAGAAGGAACCCTCTAA
- a CDS encoding PGF-pre-PGF domain-containing protein: MLITIGTLCMVPAGAEDFSLSGTNTSDQSAGVGDTVLSPLNTTEGDEEENATISVSPQQEISQVKITPVSTEMMVGEVRSFSAVAYDPLGEVVPEVPFSWNCSDLSVGTVNRTGSFTALSAGDTLVTATAVNSTVNGTVEVSVTAPLPDTPPVPIETVERLSSVSEDIRGVMPDTNNLFLRVSNEDGARFNDFGNHTYNIRWIGEPAASPDIDGGQNALHITDDLSESGKVTFTNRPSGTFWVTDTGGRYYKDEILLLIAVNGTISDDFKLHLKADGYQWVPNPVPHAPPAMEDVHYKAVTLDEWFTKDDLIYGPQTWRPAAHTKYPLYPEQDVNDESNPFMMMLVDLNAGDRHGVPPVRVQYEVENLNSFMAVNAYAYSKNADVGIYNITCWTNRLLGNPGEFSGYYVSGAPLPPAAQVVISPESAIVPLNGKQTFSARAYDENGEEIVGAPFTWSSSVPGVGTVDNDGVFTPTSEGVTVLTASTKGASSSVEVTVTGPVEKVLTSIKMDPASAVMYTDNIRDQVFTATGYDQFGDEITPLTFTWSSTNENVGTVDSSGTFTGVSVGTTEVQAQSGTVTGTAQIVIKPHPDWDVDLIGAVNRTLDRSTIIDLSRDGPLPYTDPSGKTWEGARLSAVIGLVDDQDPATFNTPLAGRDYTVTIVGKYAGNDKTVHISSRELIEGDKTFITAYKLNGFEIPEEPVDGRTFWPLKLTGSGIANHGRNLEQITEISLEFPPDVQKINVTPVTVKTWDNWDPIQFHAKVFDGNGIELQYVPLTWTSSNLSVGIVNKTGYFTPTGPGKTIVQANFNDVNGSATVEVYPSSLPVRTWIVDRTGDGDYTSVKDAVSIARDGDTVLVRNGTYTEPFEIKTSVMLKSEHGLGSVTIGDEQSSNGQVSVAADNVSISGFIFGETDTKLEDADNCTIVNNKFSECGIQGSTNGAIIQDNHFERGSVSLSGSNIFIGENKLNSGSITVKSCSQVIIKDNLLPGGEISSQDVNYGLIEHNTADGIYMKSQQYTQVINNTFTGTSGSGSRMIAYIMSDCVISNNFLDQGQSKNYALQFKYSLSNVTVSNNVFMGGKRSTLYFDKVRSIQSLNFYMNDIYVSDSSRYGFCYFKRSKCVSLNSTVPVTYIYNGTIYTNFVGNWYQTYTGNDTDGDGLGDTPFTAGGTDHYHPLISPIDNYLVLTPTTITITAPATTLEVTESVNFTAEVFDQRGEAMPRAVPVWSSSNTTRGVVNATTGCFDALSPGEVTVTAGCDGCTGSAVVTVVPATKKTETISFEVPDCTFTEDSSGTHIVSVNASAADIEGDCLALQGDGFTLTVMTTSMEEPVDGRINATYDALVLETDPLVADLPVPGTVSGGIRANLTCLPAGAGITTTLNQTVPEEVVSAFHLAASDAGLEVDEVGFTMNIKKTNLTNGEEITGAVVRMGIDEAWVDAHGGPNAVRIIRWAEDDVQEVLKTKYVGLDASGEMVFEGYSPNGFSLFGFAATLSLSVPGSHESVGGPSSGGDHSDVASFAGSIPEGEKQTFTIDRTAIDQITVEAWDELSGFLVTVEKASLPVEIEMPASTVYEIQKATLYHTDPAAIAGLVLEFSVPKTWLDAHDLSAKQITLMQYANDRWRTFPTTLLSEDGEMVYYSAEADRFSYFAIVSGEVAAAEASVPAEKTPVPATTEVAQVTETSTPPASTTAPKQTPMMEGLALVAIGVAVMMRRR; this comes from the coding sequence GTGCTCATAACTATCGGTACCCTCTGCATGGTCCCTGCTGGAGCAGAGGACTTCTCTCTCTCAGGGACAAACACATCTGACCAGAGTGCTGGTGTCGGGGACACGGTGCTCTCTCCTTTGAATACTACTGAAGGAGATGAGGAAGAGAATGCTACGATCTCGGTGTCGCCTCAACAGGAGATCTCACAGGTGAAGATCACGCCAGTCTCCACTGAAATGATGGTGGGCGAGGTGCGTTCGTTTTCGGCGGTGGCGTACGATCCTTTGGGTGAGGTCGTGCCTGAGGTTCCATTTTCCTGGAACTGCAGCGACCTGTCGGTCGGGACGGTGAACCGCACCGGTTCGTTCACCGCACTTTCCGCTGGAGATACGCTGGTCACCGCCACTGCCGTGAACAGTACCGTGAACGGCACTGTCGAGGTGAGCGTGACGGCTCCGTTGCCCGATACCCCGCCAGTACCGATAGAAACGGTGGAGAGGCTATCTTCTGTCAGTGAAGATATCAGGGGCGTGATGCCTGATACCAACAATCTGTTCCTCAGGGTCTCGAATGAAGATGGCGCCAGGTTCAATGATTTCGGGAATCACACCTATAACATCAGGTGGATCGGCGAACCTGCTGCATCCCCTGATATCGATGGAGGACAAAACGCGCTGCACATCACCGACGACCTCTCGGAGTCTGGAAAAGTTACGTTTACAAACAGGCCTTCCGGGACATTCTGGGTTACCGACACCGGGGGACGTTATTACAAAGATGAGATCTTGCTCCTTATTGCAGTCAACGGGACAATTTCGGATGATTTTAAACTTCATCTGAAGGCAGACGGGTATCAATGGGTTCCAAATCCGGTCCCGCACGCCCCGCCTGCAATGGAGGATGTTCATTACAAAGCTGTGACTCTGGATGAATGGTTTACAAAAGACGACCTCATCTATGGTCCGCAGACCTGGCGGCCTGCCGCACATACGAAATATCCCCTGTACCCAGAGCAGGATGTGAATGATGAGTCCAATCCATTCATGATGATGCTCGTCGATCTCAATGCTGGCGACCGTCATGGGGTGCCGCCGGTCAGGGTGCAGTACGAGGTCGAGAACCTGAACTCTTTCATGGCGGTGAATGCCTATGCATATTCGAAAAACGCTGATGTTGGGATATACAATATCACCTGCTGGACAAACCGTCTCCTTGGAAACCCTGGTGAGTTCAGTGGATATTATGTCTCAGGTGCCCCCCTTCCTCCTGCTGCGCAGGTCGTGATCTCTCCAGAATCTGCAATAGTGCCCCTCAACGGCAAGCAGACGTTTTCAGCACGGGCATATGACGAAAACGGTGAAGAGATCGTCGGTGCTCCCTTCACCTGGTCAAGCAGTGTCCCTGGAGTCGGCACAGTCGACAACGATGGAGTGTTTACACCGACTTCTGAGGGCGTGACCGTGCTCACCGCCTCGACAAAGGGAGCCTCCAGCAGTGTTGAGGTTACGGTGACAGGGCCTGTCGAAAAAGTACTGACATCGATCAAAATGGATCCTGCTTCGGCCGTGATGTACACTGACAATATCAGAGACCAGGTCTTTACCGCCACGGGATATGACCAGTTTGGGGACGAGATCACGCCACTGACATTCACATGGTCAAGCACCAATGAGAATGTCGGGACTGTGGATTCCTCAGGTACCTTCACAGGTGTTTCAGTCGGGACTACAGAGGTACAGGCACAGAGCGGTACGGTGACCGGGACTGCACAGATCGTGATCAAACCACATCCTGACTGGGATGTCGACCTGATCGGGGCAGTGAACAGAACCCTGGACCGTTCCACGATCATCGACCTCTCCAGAGATGGACCTCTCCCATATACTGACCCCAGCGGGAAAACATGGGAAGGGGCCCGCCTCTCTGCAGTCATCGGACTTGTCGACGACCAGGATCCTGCTACATTCAATACCCCGCTGGCGGGCCGTGACTATACGGTCACCATCGTCGGAAAATATGCAGGCAATGATAAGACAGTCCATATCAGCAGCCGCGAACTCATCGAAGGGGACAAGACCTTTATCACTGCGTATAAGTTGAACGGGTTTGAGATCCCGGAGGAACCTGTCGACGGCCGAACATTCTGGCCGTTGAAATTAACTGGTTCTGGTATTGCAAATCATGGTAGAAATCTTGAACAGATCACAGAGATCTCTCTTGAGTTCCCTCCTGATGTTCAAAAAATTAATGTCACACCAGTTACGGTGAAGACATGGGATAATTGGGATCCAATCCAGTTTCATGCGAAAGTATTTGATGGGAATGGCATTGAACTTCAATATGTTCCCCTTACTTGGACAAGCAGCAATCTTTCGGTTGGTATAGTGAATAAAACGGGTTATTTTACACCTACAGGACCAGGCAAGACTATTGTTCAGGCAAACTTCAATGATGTCAATGGTTCGGCGACAGTAGAAGTATACCCCAGCAGTCTTCCGGTACGTACCTGGATTGTTGATAGGACGGGAGATGGTGACTATACATCAGTTAAAGACGCTGTTTCAATTGCACGAGATGGCGATACAGTTTTAGTCAGAAATGGAACATATACCGAACCTTTTGAAATTAAGACCAGTGTGATGCTAAAATCCGAACATGGACTTGGATCGGTTACAATAGGGGATGAGCAGTCAAGTAATGGCCAAGTGAGTGTCGCTGCTGATAATGTCTCGATTTCTGGCTTTATATTCGGGGAAACGGACACAAAACTTGAAGATGCTGATAATTGTACTATTGTAAATAATAAATTTTCAGAATGTGGCATTCAGGGATCTACGAATGGAGCAATCATTCAGGATAATCACTTTGAAAGAGGTTCTGTAAGTTTGAGTGGCTCTAATATTTTTATTGGAGAGAATAAGTTAAATTCGGGGAGTATAACTGTTAAATCCTGTTCTCAAGTGATCATTAAAGATAACCTATTGCCTGGAGGAGAAATATCATCTCAAGATGTGAATTATGGTCTGATCGAGCATAATACTGCAGATGGGATCTATATGAAATCCCAGCAGTATACTCAAGTGATAAATAATACCTTTACCGGGACTTCTGGGTCTGGGTCAAGAATGATTGCTTATATAATGTCGGATTGTGTAATCTCGAATAATTTCTTAGATCAAGGTCAATCTAAAAATTATGCTCTCCAATTTAAATATTCATTAAGTAATGTTACCGTATCGAATAATGTCTTCATGGGAGGTAAAAGATCTACACTTTATTTTGACAAAGTACGTTCAATACAGTCTCTCAATTTCTATATGAATGACATCTATGTGAGTGATTCGAGCAGGTATGGGTTTTGTTATTTTAAGAGGTCTAAATGTGTCAGCCTTAATTCAACCGTACCAGTTACTTACATCTATAATGGCACAATATACACCAACTTTGTCGGAAACTGGTACCAGACCTACACCGGCAACGACACCGACGGCGACGGACTCGGCGACACGCCGTTCACCGCCGGAGGCACAGATCATTACCACCCCCTCATCTCCCCGATCGACAACTATCTCGTCCTCACCCCGACGACCATCACCATAACCGCGCCTGCCACAACCCTTGAAGTAACCGAGAGCGTGAACTTCACGGCCGAGGTCTTTGACCAGCGTGGCGAGGCGATGCCCCGCGCCGTGCCGGTGTGGTCGAGCAGCAACACGACCCGCGGTGTCGTGAACGCGACCACCGGGTGCTTTGACGCCCTCTCCCCCGGCGAAGTGACGGTCACCGCCGGATGCGACGGGTGCACGGGGTCTGCAGTCGTCACGGTGGTTCCCGCGACGAAGAAGACGGAGACAATCTCCTTCGAGGTGCCGGACTGCACCTTCACTGAAGACAGCAGTGGGACGCATATTGTCTCGGTCAACGCAAGCGCCGCCGATATCGAGGGCGACTGCCTCGCCCTGCAGGGTGACGGCTTCACCCTGACGGTCATGACCACGTCGATGGAAGAACCGGTGGACGGACGGATCAATGCGACCTATGACGCACTGGTCCTCGAGACCGATCCCCTCGTCGCCGACCTCCCGGTGCCTGGCACCGTCTCAGGGGGTATACGCGCCAACCTCACCTGCCTGCCGGCCGGTGCGGGCATCACGACCACCCTCAACCAGACCGTACCTGAAGAGGTCGTCTCCGCCTTCCACCTCGCCGCGAGCGACGCTGGCCTGGAGGTGGACGAGGTCGGCTTCACGATGAATATCAAGAAGACGAACCTGACGAACGGTGAAGAGATCACCGGTGCGGTCGTGAGGATGGGGATCGACGAGGCATGGGTCGACGCCCATGGCGGCCCAAATGCGGTCAGGATCATCAGGTGGGCAGAAGACGATGTGCAGGAGGTGCTGAAGACCAAGTATGTGGGTCTTGATGCATCAGGGGAGATGGTCTTTGAAGGCTATTCCCCGAACGGTTTCTCGCTCTTCGGATTCGCCGCGACCTTGTCCCTGTCGGTGCCAGGGTCCCACGAGTCTGTGGGTGGGCCATCATCTGGTGGAGATCACTCAGATGTGGCGTCCTTTGCAGGATCGATCCCGGAAGGTGAGAAGCAGACCTTCACCATAGACAGGACGGCGATCGACCAGATCACCGTGGAGGCCTGGGACGAACTCTCCGGTTTCCTGGTCACCGTGGAGAAAGCCTCTCTCCCTGTGGAGATCGAGATGCCGGCCTCCACAGTCTATGAGATCCAGAAGGCGACCCTGTATCACACCGACCCGGCCGCGATCGCCGGGCTAGTCCTTGAGTTCTCTGTACCAAAGACCTGGCTGGATGCACATGACCTCTCAGCGAAACAGATTACGCTCATGCAGTACGCCAATGACAGGTGGAGGACCTTTCCGACCACGCTCCTGAGCGAGGACGGCGAGATGGTGTATTACTCGGCTGAAGCCGACAGGTTCTCGTACTTCGCGATCGTCTCAGGTGAGGTCGCTGCTGCAGAGGCGTCGGTGCCGGCAGAGAAGACGCCGGTCCCAGCGACAACAGAGGTGGCGCAGGTCACCGAGACGTCAACGCCTCCAGCAAGCACCACGGCTCCGAAACAGACCCCGATGATGGAGGGACTTGCCCTCGTCGCCATCGGGGTGGCGGTCATGATGAGAAGAAGGTAA